The following are encoded in a window of Sminthopsis crassicaudata isolate SCR6 chromosome 5, ASM4859323v1, whole genome shotgun sequence genomic DNA:
- the POLDIP3 gene encoding polymerase delta-interacting protein 3 isoform X3, whose amino-acid sequence MADLSLDELIRKRGVTVKGRLNARPGIGGIRSRIGLPQALLNRSMPAPGFQQIFDARQKIGLTDARQKLGVKDAREKLVQKDARFRIKGKVQDAREMLNSRKLQAIAPEKGTKVTDAREKISLKRSSPASLLRPAASMLPPTMKITKTIQKAALPMLPHPAGMRINVVNNHQHKQSLYDVDEDEEAAVPIPSKQMKIAGSPSFLQQMAGFSSSKFSLSKALPLTKVVQNDTYTALPAPPSPLRTKALTNMSRTLVTKEDLPKEMSPAEPIFSPLEGTKMTVNNLHPRVTEEDIVELFCVCGALKRARLVQPGVAEVVFVKKEDAITAYKKYNNRCLDGQPMKCNLHMNGSVITSDQPILLRLSDSPLVKKEGEPRRLSSSASSHPPAEVDPDTILKALFKSSGASVSVQPTEFKIKL is encoded by the exons ATGGCGGATCTGTCCCTGGACGAGCTCATCCGGAAGCGCGGAGTGACGGTGAAGGGCCG ACTGAATGCCAGGCCGGGGATCGGAGGCATCCGGTCTCGCATTGGGCTCCCTCAGGCCCTCCTGAATCGGTCGATGCCGGCTCCGGGTTTCCAGCAGATATTTGATGCTCGGCAGAAGATCGGGCTTACGGATGCCAGGCAGAAGTTGGGAGTCAAAGATGCCCGGGAAAAACTTGTGCAGAAAGATGCTCGCTTTCGGATCAAAGGGAAAGTGCAGGATGCCCGGGAGATGCTGAACTCCCGAAAACTTCAGGCCATAGCACCAGAGAAGGGGACCAAAGTGACCGATGCCCGGGAGAAGATCAGCTTGAAACGGAGCTCACCCGCCTCCTTGCTGAGGCCGGCTGCCAGCATGCTGCCTCCCACCATGAAGATTACCAAAACTATCCAG AAAGCTGCCCTCCCGATGCTTCCCCATCCCGCTGGAATGAGAATCAACGTGGTCAACAACCATCAGCATAAACAG AGCTTGTATGACGTGGATGAAGATGAGGAAGCTGCCGTGCCCATCCCCAGCAAACAGATGAAGATTGCTGGCAGCCCCAGCTTCCTGCAGCAGATG GCAGGGTTCAGCAGCTCTAAATTCTCCTTATCCAAGGCCCTCCCTCTGACCAAAGTCGTCCAGAATGACACGTACACAGCCCTTCCAGCCCCACCTTCCCCTCTGCGGACAAAAGCCTTGACCAACATGTCCCGGACCCTGGTGACCAAGGAAGACCTCCCCAAAGAAATGTCCCCTGCTGAG CCCATCTTTAGCCCACTGGAAGGTACCAAGATGACTGTGAACAACCTGCACCCCCGAGTCACCGAGGAGGACATAGTG GAGCTTTTCTGCGTGTGTGGGGCCCTCAAGCGAGCCCGCCTGGTCCAACCTGGGGTGGCCGAGGTCGTGTTTGTGAAGAAAGAAGACGCCATCACCGCCTATAAGAAGTACAACAACCGGTGTCTGGATG GCCAACCAATGAAATGCAACCTTCACATGAACGGTAGCGTCATAACGTCGGACCAGCCCATCTTGCT GCGGCTCAGCGACAGCCCATTGGTGAAGAAGGAGGGTGAGCCACGGAGATTGAGCTCCAGTGCCTCGTCTCACCCGCCCGCCGAAGTGGACCCCGACACCATCCTCAAGGCTCTCTTCAAGTCTTCGGGGGCCTCGGTCTCGGTGCAGCCCACAGAATTTAAGATTAAACTTTGA
- the RRP7A gene encoding ribosomal RNA-processing protein 7 homolog A isoform X1, with translation MAAGEKTHVNEKTPEGATNPPGYRAIPIKFTQDQAACHFLYVKQHRVRGGAKSGWPSDRTLFVLNVPPYCSEGCLAQLFSACGPVQSVNLQEKPDLSEMPKDTKSESFCPKPVPGFQVAYVVFRKPASVPKAVALPGPLIASTKSHPVKTGIEKWIADYADSLVDPEALRVEVDKFMEEYDKKAAEEDAKAEAEEGVPDEEGWVKVTRKGRRPGLPRSEAASLRVLEREKRKKARKELLNFYAWQHRETKMEHLAQLRKKFEEDKQRIALMRAQRKFRPY, from the exons ATGGCGGCGGGCGAGAAGACGCATGTGAATGAAAAGACCCCCGAGGGGGCTACGAATCCTCCAGGGTACCGAG CCATCCCCATCAAGTTCACCCAGGACCAGGCCGCCTGTCACTTCCTCTACGTGAAGCAGCACCGCGTGCGGGGAGGCGCCAAGTCCGGCTGGCCGTCAGACCGCACCCTCTTTGTCCTCAACGTGCCCCCGTACTGCTCCGAG GGCTGCCTGGCCCAGCTCTTCTCCGCCTGCGGCCCAGTCCAGTCTGTGAATCTGCAGGAGAAGCCGGACCTCTCGGAGATGCCCAAGGACACCAAGTCCGAGTCTTTCTGCCCCAAGCCGGTTCCG GGATTCCAGGTGGCCTACGTGGTGTTCAGGAAGCCCGCGTCCGTGCCCAAGGCCGTGGCCCTGCCGGGACCCCTGATCGCCTCCACCAAGAGCCACCCAGTGAAGACCGGCATTGAGA AGTGGATAGCGGATTATGCGGATTCCTTGGTGGACCCGGAGGCCCTCAGGGTGGAGGTGGACAAATTCATGGAGGAATACGACAAGAAAGCAGCTGAG GAAGACGCCAAAGCGGAGGCGGAGGAGGGGGTCCCAGATGAAGAAGGCTGGGTGAAGGTGACCCGCAAAGGCCGGCGGCCCGGCCTGCCCCGCTCCGAGGCCGCCAGCCTGCGCGTGCTGGAGAGGGAGAAGCGCAAGAAGGCCCGCAAGGAGCTGCTTAACTTCTACGCCTGGCAGCACCGCGAGACCAAGATGGAAC actTGGCCCAGCTGCGGAAGAAGTTTGAGGAGGACAAGCAGAGGATCGCCTTGATGCGCGCCCAGCGCAAGTTCCGCCCCTACTGA
- the RRP7A gene encoding ribosomal RNA-processing protein 7 homolog A isoform X2, whose amino-acid sequence MPTEAENSTAAIPIKFTQDQAACHFLYVKQHRVRGGAKSGWPSDRTLFVLNVPPYCSEGCLAQLFSACGPVQSVNLQEKPDLSEMPKDTKSESFCPKPVPGFQVAYVVFRKPASVPKAVALPGPLIASTKSHPVKTGIEKWIADYADSLVDPEALRVEVDKFMEEYDKKAAEEDAKAEAEEGVPDEEGWVKVTRKGRRPGLPRSEAASLRVLEREKRKKARKELLNFYAWQHRETKMEHLAQLRKKFEEDKQRIALMRAQRKFRPY is encoded by the exons ATGCCTACAGAGGCTGAGAATTCCACCGCAG CCATCCCCATCAAGTTCACCCAGGACCAGGCCGCCTGTCACTTCCTCTACGTGAAGCAGCACCGCGTGCGGGGAGGCGCCAAGTCCGGCTGGCCGTCAGACCGCACCCTCTTTGTCCTCAACGTGCCCCCGTACTGCTCCGAG GGCTGCCTGGCCCAGCTCTTCTCCGCCTGCGGCCCAGTCCAGTCTGTGAATCTGCAGGAGAAGCCGGACCTCTCGGAGATGCCCAAGGACACCAAGTCCGAGTCTTTCTGCCCCAAGCCGGTTCCG GGATTCCAGGTGGCCTACGTGGTGTTCAGGAAGCCCGCGTCCGTGCCCAAGGCCGTGGCCCTGCCGGGACCCCTGATCGCCTCCACCAAGAGCCACCCAGTGAAGACCGGCATTGAGA AGTGGATAGCGGATTATGCGGATTCCTTGGTGGACCCGGAGGCCCTCAGGGTGGAGGTGGACAAATTCATGGAGGAATACGACAAGAAAGCAGCTGAG GAAGACGCCAAAGCGGAGGCGGAGGAGGGGGTCCCAGATGAAGAAGGCTGGGTGAAGGTGACCCGCAAAGGCCGGCGGCCCGGCCTGCCCCGCTCCGAGGCCGCCAGCCTGCGCGTGCTGGAGAGGGAGAAGCGCAAGAAGGCCCGCAAGGAGCTGCTTAACTTCTACGCCTGGCAGCACCGCGAGACCAAGATGGAAC actTGGCCCAGCTGCGGAAGAAGTTTGAGGAGGACAAGCAGAGGATCGCCTTGATGCGCGCCCAGCGCAAGTTCCGCCCCTACTGA
- the POLDIP3 gene encoding polymerase delta-interacting protein 3 isoform X5, with product MADLSLDELIRKRGVTVKGRLNARPGIGGIRSRIGLPQALLNRSMPAPGFQQIFDARQKIGLTDARQKLGVKDAREKLVQKDARFRIKGKVQDAREMLNSRKLQAIAPEKGTKVTDAREKISLKRSSPASLLRPAASMLPPTMKITKTIQKAALPMLPHPAGMRINVVNNHQHKQSLYDVDEDEEAAVPIPSKQMKIAGSPSFLQQMALPLTKVVQNDTYTALPAPPSPLRTKALTNMSRTLVTKEDLPKEMSPAEPIFSPLEGTKMTVNNLHPRVTEEDIVELFCVCGALKRARLVQPGVAEVVFVKKEDAITAYKKYNNRCLDGQPMKCNLHMNGSVITSDQPILLRLSDSPLVKKEGEPRRLSSSASSHPPAEVDPDTILKALFKSSGASVSVQPTEFKIKL from the exons ATGGCGGATCTGTCCCTGGACGAGCTCATCCGGAAGCGCGGAGTGACGGTGAAGGGCCG ACTGAATGCCAGGCCGGGGATCGGAGGCATCCGGTCTCGCATTGGGCTCCCTCAGGCCCTCCTGAATCGGTCGATGCCGGCTCCGGGTTTCCAGCAGATATTTGATGCTCGGCAGAAGATCGGGCTTACGGATGCCAGGCAGAAGTTGGGAGTCAAAGATGCCCGGGAAAAACTTGTGCAGAAAGATGCTCGCTTTCGGATCAAAGGGAAAGTGCAGGATGCCCGGGAGATGCTGAACTCCCGAAAACTTCAGGCCATAGCACCAGAGAAGGGGACCAAAGTGACCGATGCCCGGGAGAAGATCAGCTTGAAACGGAGCTCACCCGCCTCCTTGCTGAGGCCGGCTGCCAGCATGCTGCCTCCCACCATGAAGATTACCAAAACTATCCAG AAAGCTGCCCTCCCGATGCTTCCCCATCCCGCTGGAATGAGAATCAACGTGGTCAACAACCATCAGCATAAACAG AGCTTGTATGACGTGGATGAAGATGAGGAAGCTGCCGTGCCCATCCCCAGCAAACAGATGAAGATTGCTGGCAGCCCCAGCTTCCTGCAGCAGATG GCCCTCCCTCTGACCAAAGTCGTCCAGAATGACACGTACACAGCCCTTCCAGCCCCACCTTCCCCTCTGCGGACAAAAGCCTTGACCAACATGTCCCGGACCCTGGTGACCAAGGAAGACCTCCCCAAAGAAATGTCCCCTGCTGAG CCCATCTTTAGCCCACTGGAAGGTACCAAGATGACTGTGAACAACCTGCACCCCCGAGTCACCGAGGAGGACATAGTG GAGCTTTTCTGCGTGTGTGGGGCCCTCAAGCGAGCCCGCCTGGTCCAACCTGGGGTGGCCGAGGTCGTGTTTGTGAAGAAAGAAGACGCCATCACCGCCTATAAGAAGTACAACAACCGGTGTCTGGATG GCCAACCAATGAAATGCAACCTTCACATGAACGGTAGCGTCATAACGTCGGACCAGCCCATCTTGCT GCGGCTCAGCGACAGCCCATTGGTGAAGAAGGAGGGTGAGCCACGGAGATTGAGCTCCAGTGCCTCGTCTCACCCGCCCGCCGAAGTGGACCCCGACACCATCCTCAAGGCTCTCTTCAAGTCTTCGGGGGCCTCGGTCTCGGTGCAGCCCACAGAATTTAAGATTAAACTTTGA
- the POLDIP3 gene encoding polymerase delta-interacting protein 3 isoform X1 — protein MADLSLDELIRKRGVTVKGRLNARPGIGGIRSRIGLPQALLNRSMPAPGFQQIFDARQKIGLTDARQKLGVKDAREKLVQKDARFRIKGKVQDAREMLNSRKLQAIAPEKGTKVTDAREKISLKRSSPASLLRPAASMLPPTMKITKTIQQKAALPMLPHPAGMRINVVNNHQHKQSLYDVDEDEEAAVPIPSKQMKIAGSPSFLQQMAGFSSSKFSLSKALPLTKVVQNDTYTALPAPPSPLRTKALTNMSRTLVTKEDLPKEMSPAEPIFSPLEGTKMTVNNLHPRVTEEDIVELFCVCGALKRARLVQPGVAEVVFVKKEDAITAYKKYNNRCLDGQPMKCNLHMNGSVITSDQPILLRLSDSPLVKKEGEPRRLSSSASSHPPAEVDPDTILKALFKSSGASVSVQPTEFKIKL, from the exons ATGGCGGATCTGTCCCTGGACGAGCTCATCCGGAAGCGCGGAGTGACGGTGAAGGGCCG ACTGAATGCCAGGCCGGGGATCGGAGGCATCCGGTCTCGCATTGGGCTCCCTCAGGCCCTCCTGAATCGGTCGATGCCGGCTCCGGGTTTCCAGCAGATATTTGATGCTCGGCAGAAGATCGGGCTTACGGATGCCAGGCAGAAGTTGGGAGTCAAAGATGCCCGGGAAAAACTTGTGCAGAAAGATGCTCGCTTTCGGATCAAAGGGAAAGTGCAGGATGCCCGGGAGATGCTGAACTCCCGAAAACTTCAGGCCATAGCACCAGAGAAGGGGACCAAAGTGACCGATGCCCGGGAGAAGATCAGCTTGAAACGGAGCTCACCCGCCTCCTTGCTGAGGCCGGCTGCCAGCATGCTGCCTCCCACCATGAAGATTACCAAAACTATCCAG CAGAAAGCTGCCCTCCCGATGCTTCCCCATCCCGCTGGAATGAGAATCAACGTGGTCAACAACCATCAGCATAAACAG AGCTTGTATGACGTGGATGAAGATGAGGAAGCTGCCGTGCCCATCCCCAGCAAACAGATGAAGATTGCTGGCAGCCCCAGCTTCCTGCAGCAGATG GCAGGGTTCAGCAGCTCTAAATTCTCCTTATCCAAGGCCCTCCCTCTGACCAAAGTCGTCCAGAATGACACGTACACAGCCCTTCCAGCCCCACCTTCCCCTCTGCGGACAAAAGCCTTGACCAACATGTCCCGGACCCTGGTGACCAAGGAAGACCTCCCCAAAGAAATGTCCCCTGCTGAG CCCATCTTTAGCCCACTGGAAGGTACCAAGATGACTGTGAACAACCTGCACCCCCGAGTCACCGAGGAGGACATAGTG GAGCTTTTCTGCGTGTGTGGGGCCCTCAAGCGAGCCCGCCTGGTCCAACCTGGGGTGGCCGAGGTCGTGTTTGTGAAGAAAGAAGACGCCATCACCGCCTATAAGAAGTACAACAACCGGTGTCTGGATG GCCAACCAATGAAATGCAACCTTCACATGAACGGTAGCGTCATAACGTCGGACCAGCCCATCTTGCT GCGGCTCAGCGACAGCCCATTGGTGAAGAAGGAGGGTGAGCCACGGAGATTGAGCTCCAGTGCCTCGTCTCACCCGCCCGCCGAAGTGGACCCCGACACCATCCTCAAGGCTCTCTTCAAGTCTTCGGGGGCCTCGGTCTCGGTGCAGCCCACAGAATTTAAGATTAAACTTTGA
- the POLDIP3 gene encoding polymerase delta-interacting protein 3 isoform X4: MADLSLDELIRKRGVTVKGRLNARPGIGGIRSRIGLPQALLNRSMPAPGFQQIFDARQKIGLTDARQKLGVKDAREKLVQKDARFRIKGKVQDAREMLNSRKLQAIAPEKGTKVTDAREKISLKRSSPASLLRPAASMLPPTMKITKTIQQKAALPMLPHPAGMRINVVNNHQHKQSLYDVDEDEEAAVPIPSKQMKIAGSPSFLQQMALPLTKVVQNDTYTALPAPPSPLRTKALTNMSRTLVTKEDLPKEMSPAEPIFSPLEGTKMTVNNLHPRVTEEDIVELFCVCGALKRARLVQPGVAEVVFVKKEDAITAYKKYNNRCLDGQPMKCNLHMNGSVITSDQPILLRLSDSPLVKKEGEPRRLSSSASSHPPAEVDPDTILKALFKSSGASVSVQPTEFKIKL, encoded by the exons ATGGCGGATCTGTCCCTGGACGAGCTCATCCGGAAGCGCGGAGTGACGGTGAAGGGCCG ACTGAATGCCAGGCCGGGGATCGGAGGCATCCGGTCTCGCATTGGGCTCCCTCAGGCCCTCCTGAATCGGTCGATGCCGGCTCCGGGTTTCCAGCAGATATTTGATGCTCGGCAGAAGATCGGGCTTACGGATGCCAGGCAGAAGTTGGGAGTCAAAGATGCCCGGGAAAAACTTGTGCAGAAAGATGCTCGCTTTCGGATCAAAGGGAAAGTGCAGGATGCCCGGGAGATGCTGAACTCCCGAAAACTTCAGGCCATAGCACCAGAGAAGGGGACCAAAGTGACCGATGCCCGGGAGAAGATCAGCTTGAAACGGAGCTCACCCGCCTCCTTGCTGAGGCCGGCTGCCAGCATGCTGCCTCCCACCATGAAGATTACCAAAACTATCCAG CAGAAAGCTGCCCTCCCGATGCTTCCCCATCCCGCTGGAATGAGAATCAACGTGGTCAACAACCATCAGCATAAACAG AGCTTGTATGACGTGGATGAAGATGAGGAAGCTGCCGTGCCCATCCCCAGCAAACAGATGAAGATTGCTGGCAGCCCCAGCTTCCTGCAGCAGATG GCCCTCCCTCTGACCAAAGTCGTCCAGAATGACACGTACACAGCCCTTCCAGCCCCACCTTCCCCTCTGCGGACAAAAGCCTTGACCAACATGTCCCGGACCCTGGTGACCAAGGAAGACCTCCCCAAAGAAATGTCCCCTGCTGAG CCCATCTTTAGCCCACTGGAAGGTACCAAGATGACTGTGAACAACCTGCACCCCCGAGTCACCGAGGAGGACATAGTG GAGCTTTTCTGCGTGTGTGGGGCCCTCAAGCGAGCCCGCCTGGTCCAACCTGGGGTGGCCGAGGTCGTGTTTGTGAAGAAAGAAGACGCCATCACCGCCTATAAGAAGTACAACAACCGGTGTCTGGATG GCCAACCAATGAAATGCAACCTTCACATGAACGGTAGCGTCATAACGTCGGACCAGCCCATCTTGCT GCGGCTCAGCGACAGCCCATTGGTGAAGAAGGAGGGTGAGCCACGGAGATTGAGCTCCAGTGCCTCGTCTCACCCGCCCGCCGAAGTGGACCCCGACACCATCCTCAAGGCTCTCTTCAAGTCTTCGGGGGCCTCGGTCTCGGTGCAGCCCACAGAATTTAAGATTAAACTTTGA
- the POLDIP3 gene encoding polymerase delta-interacting protein 3 isoform X2, translated as MEGATAEPALSFGDFRGLQRLNARPGIGGIRSRIGLPQALLNRSMPAPGFQQIFDARQKIGLTDARQKLGVKDAREKLVQKDARFRIKGKVQDAREMLNSRKLQAIAPEKGTKVTDAREKISLKRSSPASLLRPAASMLPPTMKITKTIQQKAALPMLPHPAGMRINVVNNHQHKQSLYDVDEDEEAAVPIPSKQMKIAGSPSFLQQMAGFSSSKFSLSKALPLTKVVQNDTYTALPAPPSPLRTKALTNMSRTLVTKEDLPKEMSPAEPIFSPLEGTKMTVNNLHPRVTEEDIVELFCVCGALKRARLVQPGVAEVVFVKKEDAITAYKKYNNRCLDGQPMKCNLHMNGSVITSDQPILLRLSDSPLVKKEGEPRRLSSSASSHPPAEVDPDTILKALFKSSGASVSVQPTEFKIKL; from the exons ATGGAGGGTGCAACTGCGGAACCAGCGCTCAGCTTTGGAGACTTCAGAGGGCTGCAAAG ACTGAATGCCAGGCCGGGGATCGGAGGCATCCGGTCTCGCATTGGGCTCCCTCAGGCCCTCCTGAATCGGTCGATGCCGGCTCCGGGTTTCCAGCAGATATTTGATGCTCGGCAGAAGATCGGGCTTACGGATGCCAGGCAGAAGTTGGGAGTCAAAGATGCCCGGGAAAAACTTGTGCAGAAAGATGCTCGCTTTCGGATCAAAGGGAAAGTGCAGGATGCCCGGGAGATGCTGAACTCCCGAAAACTTCAGGCCATAGCACCAGAGAAGGGGACCAAAGTGACCGATGCCCGGGAGAAGATCAGCTTGAAACGGAGCTCACCCGCCTCCTTGCTGAGGCCGGCTGCCAGCATGCTGCCTCCCACCATGAAGATTACCAAAACTATCCAG CAGAAAGCTGCCCTCCCGATGCTTCCCCATCCCGCTGGAATGAGAATCAACGTGGTCAACAACCATCAGCATAAACAG AGCTTGTATGACGTGGATGAAGATGAGGAAGCTGCCGTGCCCATCCCCAGCAAACAGATGAAGATTGCTGGCAGCCCCAGCTTCCTGCAGCAGATG GCAGGGTTCAGCAGCTCTAAATTCTCCTTATCCAAGGCCCTCCCTCTGACCAAAGTCGTCCAGAATGACACGTACACAGCCCTTCCAGCCCCACCTTCCCCTCTGCGGACAAAAGCCTTGACCAACATGTCCCGGACCCTGGTGACCAAGGAAGACCTCCCCAAAGAAATGTCCCCTGCTGAG CCCATCTTTAGCCCACTGGAAGGTACCAAGATGACTGTGAACAACCTGCACCCCCGAGTCACCGAGGAGGACATAGTG GAGCTTTTCTGCGTGTGTGGGGCCCTCAAGCGAGCCCGCCTGGTCCAACCTGGGGTGGCCGAGGTCGTGTTTGTGAAGAAAGAAGACGCCATCACCGCCTATAAGAAGTACAACAACCGGTGTCTGGATG GCCAACCAATGAAATGCAACCTTCACATGAACGGTAGCGTCATAACGTCGGACCAGCCCATCTTGCT GCGGCTCAGCGACAGCCCATTGGTGAAGAAGGAGGGTGAGCCACGGAGATTGAGCTCCAGTGCCTCGTCTCACCCGCCCGCCGAAGTGGACCCCGACACCATCCTCAAGGCTCTCTTCAAGTCTTCGGGGGCCTCGGTCTCGGTGCAGCCCACAGAATTTAAGATTAAACTTTGA